One Pseudonocardia abyssalis DNA segment encodes these proteins:
- a CDS encoding phage holin family protein — translation MSNALAFVVRVAVVAVSLWIATLIVPGIDNSAGGTGARVGTLVAVALIFGLVNAVLKPLIKVVGCPFYVLTLGLVGLVVNALLFLLVGFIAGGLGLPFTVGGFGAAFVGAIVVAVVGFVLHVVIPDRIDQR, via the coding sequence ATGTCGAACGCACTCGCCTTCGTCGTCCGGGTGGCGGTCGTCGCCGTCAGCCTGTGGATCGCCACGCTGATCGTCCCCGGCATCGACAACTCCGCGGGCGGCACCGGGGCGCGGGTCGGGACGCTCGTCGCCGTCGCGCTGATCTTCGGCCTGGTCAACGCCGTGCTCAAGCCTCTGATCAAGGTCGTCGGCTGCCCGTTCTACGTCCTGACGCTCGGGCTGGTCGGGCTCGTCGTCAACGCGCTGCTGTTCCTGCTCGTCGGCTTCATCGCGGGCGGGCTCGGGCTGCCGTTCACCGTCGGCGGGTTCGGGGCGGCGTTCGTCGGAGCGATCGTGGTGGCCGTGGTCGGGTTCGTGCTGCACGTCGTCATCCCGGACCGGATCGACCAGCGCTGA
- the tenA gene encoding thiaminase II, with amino-acid sequence MAPRDVLWSDITGIYEAILAHPFLSGLADGTLPRESFRHYVVQDAHYLRGYAKALAVCAAKAPTEDATVMFAQHAAGAIAAERDLHASLLDELGTLDDPVAPATQAYLSYLLATAHGGSYADAVGAVLPCYWIYARVGETLLETGSPDPLYARWIAMYGGDDYQGVVDAVLAETDRAAGTLSEPDLARMRRHFTTTSRYEWMFWDGAYRQETWPV; translated from the coding sequence GTGGCCCCCCGTGACGTGCTCTGGTCCGACATCACCGGCATCTACGAGGCGATCCTCGCCCACCCGTTCCTGTCCGGCCTCGCCGACGGCACGCTGCCGCGCGAGTCGTTCCGGCACTACGTCGTACAGGACGCGCACTACCTGCGCGGCTACGCGAAGGCCCTCGCGGTGTGTGCGGCGAAGGCCCCGACCGAGGACGCCACCGTGATGTTCGCCCAGCACGCCGCCGGGGCGATCGCGGCCGAGCGCGACCTGCACGCGTCGCTGCTCGACGAGCTCGGAACGCTGGACGACCCGGTCGCCCCCGCCACCCAGGCCTACCTCAGCTACCTGCTCGCCACCGCGCACGGCGGCTCCTACGCCGACGCGGTCGGCGCGGTGCTCCCCTGCTACTGGATCTATGCGCGCGTCGGCGAGACCCTGCTGGAGACGGGCTCGCCCGATCCCCTCTACGCCCGCTGGATCGCGATGTACGGCGGCGACGACTACCAGGGCGTCGTCGACGCGGTGCTGGCCGAGACCGACCGCGCGGCCGGGACCCTGTCGGAGCCCGACCTCGCGCGGATGCGACGGCACTTCACCACGACGTCGCGCTACGAGTGGATGTTCTGGGACGGGGCGTACCGGCAGGAGACGTGGCCCGTCTGA
- a CDS encoding class I adenylate-forming enzyme family protein gives MIYPEVPVGALLAGSARRFGERTAIHYAGRELTFAALHERACAFANALRAEGVGRGDVVAIHLPNCPQYAIAYYGTLLAGATFSPTNPLLPPPDLAAQLADSRAVAAVTWAPAAPALAAVRDRTVIRLVLVTDREQALDPTHRLAVDGMVDFEAFHGDAPTTAPVVDIDVHRDLAHLAYTGGTTGRSKGVQLPHRNVVVNVLQYACRGSGSLPALDGEGGVVLDQVEPAEEYPTRLGTGVAIGLAPWFHAMGTIGGLNVPTVTGATTVLHERFDPAAYLADAERFAVTGMSGAPPIYGALLQHPDFATRDLSSIRSISSGAAPLPVEMIKGLQRRLGADVVIAEGYGLTEVTMGATIGPAARSAVRKVGTVGLPVPDTEVRIVDPAGDDLAALPVGEPGEVVIRGPQVMVGYQDRPEDNAATLVDGWLRTGDIGVLDDDGYLSIVDRKKDMLIYKGYNVYPRDLEELLHAQPGVAGAAVVGRPDLSAGELPVAFVVAPGADPDALMEAVNAQVAPYKRIRELFLVDAIPVSAAGKVLKRELRERLQKDTNG, from the coding sequence GTGATCTACCCCGAGGTTCCCGTCGGCGCCCTGCTCGCCGGGTCGGCACGGCGGTTCGGCGAGCGCACCGCGATCCACTACGCCGGTCGCGAGCTGACGTTCGCCGCGCTCCACGAGCGGGCCTGCGCCTTCGCGAACGCACTCCGCGCGGAGGGGGTCGGCCGCGGCGACGTCGTCGCGATCCACCTGCCCAACTGCCCGCAGTACGCGATCGCCTACTACGGGACCCTGCTCGCGGGGGCCACGTTCTCCCCGACCAACCCGCTGCTCCCGCCACCCGACCTCGCCGCGCAGCTCGCCGACTCCCGGGCCGTCGCCGCCGTCACCTGGGCCCCGGCCGCCCCGGCGCTGGCCGCCGTGCGCGACCGCACCGTGATCCGGCTCGTGCTGGTCACCGACCGCGAGCAGGCGCTCGACCCGACGCACCGGCTCGCCGTCGACGGGATGGTCGACTTCGAGGCCTTCCACGGCGACGCCCCGACCACCGCGCCCGTCGTCGACATCGACGTGCACCGCGACCTCGCCCACCTCGCCTACACCGGCGGCACGACCGGGCGGTCGAAGGGCGTGCAGCTGCCGCACCGCAACGTGGTCGTCAACGTGCTGCAGTACGCGTGCCGGGGCTCGGGCTCCCTCCCCGCGCTCGACGGCGAGGGCGGCGTGGTGCTCGACCAGGTCGAGCCGGCCGAGGAGTACCCGACGCGGCTGGGCACCGGCGTCGCGATCGGCCTGGCCCCGTGGTTTCACGCGATGGGCACGATCGGCGGGCTCAACGTCCCCACCGTCACCGGCGCCACGACGGTGCTGCACGAGCGGTTCGACCCGGCGGCCTACCTCGCCGACGCCGAGCGGTTCGCCGTCACCGGCATGAGCGGGGCCCCGCCGATCTACGGGGCCCTGCTGCAGCACCCCGACTTCGCCACGCGCGACCTCTCGTCGATCCGCAGCATCAGCTCCGGGGCCGCTCCGCTACCCGTCGAGATGATCAAGGGCCTGCAGCGCAGGCTCGGTGCGGACGTCGTCATCGCCGAGGGGTACGGACTCACCGAGGTCACGATGGGCGCCACGATCGGCCCGGCGGCGCGGTCGGCGGTGCGCAAGGTCGGCACCGTGGGCCTGCCGGTGCCCGACACCGAGGTGCGGATCGTCGACCCTGCCGGCGACGACCTCGCCGCACTGCCCGTCGGGGAGCCGGGCGAGGTCGTGATCCGCGGGCCGCAGGTGATGGTCGGGTACCAGGACCGGCCCGAGGACAACGCGGCCACGCTGGTCGACGGCTGGCTGCGCACCGGCGACATCGGCGTCCTCGACGACGACGGCTACCTCTCCATCGTCGACCGCAAGAAGGACATGCTGATCTACAAGGGCTACAACGTGTACCCGCGCGATCTGGAGGAACTGCTGCACGCACAACCCGGGGTGGCGGGGGCCGCGGTCGTCGGGCGCCCCGACCTCAGCGCCGGCGAGCTGCCCGTGGCGTTCGTCGTGGCGCCGGGCGCCGACCCCGACGCGCTGATGGAGGCGGTGAACGCGCAGGTCGCGCCGTACAAGCGGATCCGGGAGCTGTTCCTCGTCGACGCGATCCCGGTGTCGGCGGCGGGCAAGGTCCTCAAGCGAGAGCTGCGGGAACGGCTACAGAAGGACACGAACGGGTGA
- a CDS encoding cytochrome P450: MPPSTTWATRPDLSDIERFWTAPISERAAAFAALREREPVPFFAEPEASFLPKGPGYWALTRLDDLVEASRNAKVFTSGAGATNVADLPPEFLEFYGSMINTDDPRHARLRRIVSRGFTPKRLAAITDDVQAIATRIVDDVVDAGECDAVSTISARLPLKIVCDMMGVPESQYDFVFRTSNVILGASDPEYVPDAENVIVALLQAGNELAELMRDLAEHREQRPTDDVTSALINAEIDGERLTPDELASFFILLVVAGNETTRNAISWGLKLLTDHPEQRRIWLGDLDGVTPTAVEEIVRWASPVIFMRRTLAVDAVLGGQDMTAGDKVLLFYWGANRDPAHFTDPDAFDVRRSPNPHVGFGGAGPHFCLGAHLARREMSVMFRELLTRVPDIHATAEPRRLQSMFINGIKAMPVSAR, encoded by the coding sequence ATGCCGCCGAGCACCACCTGGGCCACCCGCCCGGACCTGTCCGACATCGAGCGGTTCTGGACGGCCCCCATCTCCGAGCGGGCCGCGGCGTTCGCGGCGCTGCGCGAGCGGGAGCCGGTGCCGTTCTTCGCCGAGCCTGAGGCCTCGTTCCTGCCGAAGGGCCCGGGGTACTGGGCCCTGACCCGCCTCGACGACCTGGTCGAGGCCAGCCGCAACGCGAAGGTGTTCACCTCCGGCGCGGGTGCGACGAACGTCGCCGACCTGCCGCCGGAGTTCCTCGAATTCTACGGTTCGATGATCAACACCGACGACCCGCGGCACGCCCGCCTGCGCCGGATCGTCTCGCGCGGGTTCACCCCGAAGCGCCTCGCCGCGATCACCGACGACGTGCAGGCGATCGCCACCCGGATCGTCGACGACGTGGTCGACGCCGGGGAGTGCGACGCCGTCTCCACCATCTCCGCCCGACTCCCGCTGAAGATCGTCTGCGACATGATGGGCGTGCCGGAGAGCCAGTACGACTTCGTGTTCCGGACGTCGAACGTGATCCTCGGGGCGAGCGACCCCGAGTACGTCCCGGACGCCGAGAACGTCATCGTCGCGCTGCTGCAGGCGGGCAACGAGCTCGCCGAGCTCATGCGCGACCTGGCGGAGCACCGCGAGCAGCGACCCACCGACGATGTGACGTCCGCGCTGATCAACGCCGAGATCGACGGCGAGCGCCTCACCCCCGACGAGCTCGCGAGCTTCTTCATCCTGCTGGTGGTGGCCGGCAACGAGACCACTCGCAACGCGATCAGCTGGGGCCTCAAGCTGCTCACCGACCATCCCGAGCAGCGCCGGATCTGGCTCGGCGACCTCGACGGCGTCACCCCGACCGCCGTCGAGGAGATCGTCCGCTGGGCCTCACCGGTGATCTTCATGCGCCGCACCCTGGCCGTCGACGCCGTGCTCGGCGGGCAGGACATGACCGCGGGCGACAAGGTGCTGCTCTTCTACTGGGGCGCCAACCGCGACCCGGCGCACTTCACCGACCCCGACGCGTTCGACGTCCGCCGCTCCCCCAACCCGCACGTCGGGTTCGGCGGTGCCGGTCCGCACTTCTGCCTCGGCGCGCACCTCGCCCGCCGCGAGATGTCGGTGATGTTCCGCGAGCTGCTCACCCGGGTGCCCGACATCCACGCCACCGCCGAGCCCCGGAGGCTGCAGTCGATGTTCATCAACGGGATCAAGGCGATGCCGGTGAGCGCCCGGTGA
- a CDS encoding helix-turn-helix transcriptional regulator produces the protein MTRIGAGIELVGRRHEVSALAAALERASTGSPTGVLLSGDAGVGKSRLVAEAVARASAAGFSVLTGRCLDTAEAALPYLPFTEIVGALAVRRPELVAAHGALRHLQPGGPPRAEPEADRSLGQLRVFDAVLSVLDELTADRPALVVLEDLHWADRSSRDLVVFLLSRLDAQRLVVLATYRSDDLHRRHPLRPVLSELVRLPAVERVELEPLDAADVLALVRLLADGSLTPQLLHSVARRSEGNAFFAEELVSSCSDGLPHSLVEVLLARVESLTPATQRLLRVASVAGRRVRHDQLAAVAGLDVDELELGLREAVHHHVLVADGHSGDDYVFRHALLREAIHHDLLPGERSRLHAAFAALLADPSAPDEPGRAAMLAHHALAAHDLPTALTASVSAAREADGQEAPAELLLHAERALELWPAVPDAETVAGAPEHQLTRMAAWAASATGDPERGTALGRRALELAERHGDPVLTATVRVKYALRLLERSDDSYADARDAAEQAMTVFGARPPSGDLAWCHAVLARAHYRVDEFPDAVREAERAVGVASALPDADRFAHAAAADALVTMAGCEAYSGRPEQARARLATARSLARRAGDLGAELRTYSGVGFSLLEECRFADAAEELAEGEDRAAATGLRWSMPGLDVRVAHVAARYLGGDWDAAETAADLAGAAVPASVSARLVAAGLLVATARGRFDVVERRYAELTARPLEGMQATVYLGVAAAEAALWQDRPDDAVARAAAAQSALDAIEGYAFGGIALAALGIAGLVAGAGDVEGHARRLVAHAEETARRGLPRGTEMGPEGRAWLLRAHAELTRLTAPDPSAWDAVVEAFAYEPAGLGYRGAYARLRRAEARLATGLAAADVADDLRHAHRTATALRAVPLLTAVDALAARAGVTPDGKTPAPDVLTPRERSVLEQVAQGHTNRQVGAALFISEKTVSVHLSRVMAKLGAASRTEAVNIAYARGLLAPPVPA, from the coding sequence GTGACGCGGATCGGGGCGGGCATCGAGCTGGTGGGCCGCCGGCACGAGGTGTCGGCGCTGGCCGCGGCGCTCGAGCGTGCGTCCACGGGCTCGCCGACGGGGGTGCTGCTCTCCGGCGACGCGGGCGTCGGCAAGTCCCGGCTCGTCGCCGAGGCGGTCGCGCGGGCGTCCGCGGCGGGGTTCTCCGTGCTCACCGGGCGCTGCCTCGACACCGCGGAGGCCGCGCTGCCGTACCTCCCGTTCACCGAGATCGTCGGCGCGCTCGCGGTGCGGCGGCCCGAGCTGGTCGCCGCGCACGGGGCCCTGCGCCACCTGCAGCCCGGCGGTCCGCCGCGGGCCGAGCCGGAGGCTGACCGGTCGCTGGGCCAGCTCCGGGTGTTCGACGCCGTGCTGTCGGTGCTCGACGAGCTCACCGCCGACCGGCCCGCACTCGTCGTGCTGGAGGACCTGCACTGGGCCGACCGGTCGAGCCGCGACCTCGTCGTCTTCCTGCTCTCCCGGCTCGACGCGCAGCGCCTGGTCGTGCTGGCCACCTACCGATCCGACGACCTGCACCGCCGCCACCCGCTGCGGCCGGTGCTGTCGGAGCTGGTGCGGCTGCCGGCCGTCGAGCGGGTGGAGCTGGAGCCGCTCGACGCGGCCGACGTTCTCGCACTCGTCCGGCTGCTCGCCGACGGGTCGCTCACGCCGCAGCTGCTGCACAGCGTCGCCCGGCGCAGCGAGGGCAACGCGTTCTTCGCCGAGGAGCTGGTCTCCAGCTGTTCCGACGGCCTGCCGCACAGCCTCGTCGAGGTGCTGCTGGCCCGCGTCGAAAGCCTCACCCCGGCCACGCAGCGGCTGCTGCGGGTGGCGTCGGTCGCCGGGCGCCGGGTCCGGCACGACCAGCTCGCCGCCGTCGCCGGGCTCGACGTCGACGAGCTGGAGCTGGGGCTGCGCGAGGCGGTGCACCACCACGTCCTGGTCGCCGACGGGCACTCCGGCGACGACTACGTCTTCCGGCACGCGCTGCTGCGCGAGGCGATCCACCACGACCTGCTCCCCGGGGAGCGCAGCCGGCTGCACGCCGCGTTCGCCGCGCTGCTGGCCGACCCGTCCGCCCCCGACGAACCGGGCCGCGCAGCGATGCTCGCCCACCACGCGCTGGCCGCGCACGACCTGCCCACCGCGCTCACCGCATCGGTGTCGGCGGCCCGCGAGGCCGACGGGCAGGAGGCCCCCGCCGAGCTGCTGCTGCACGCCGAGCGGGCGCTGGAGCTGTGGCCCGCCGTCCCCGACGCGGAGACCGTCGCCGGCGCGCCGGAGCACCAGCTCACCCGGATGGCCGCCTGGGCCGCGAGCGCCACGGGCGACCCCGAGCGGGGCACCGCGCTGGGCCGGCGCGCGCTGGAGCTCGCCGAGCGCCACGGCGACCCGGTGCTCACCGCGACGGTGCGGGTCAAGTACGCCCTGCGGCTGCTGGAGCGCAGCGACGACAGCTACGCCGATGCCCGCGACGCCGCCGAGCAGGCGATGACGGTGTTCGGCGCGCGCCCGCCGTCCGGTGACCTCGCGTGGTGCCACGCCGTGCTCGCCAGGGCCCACTACCGGGTCGACGAGTTCCCCGACGCGGTGCGCGAGGCCGAGCGGGCCGTGGGGGTCGCGTCCGCCCTCCCCGACGCCGACCGCTTCGCCCACGCCGCGGCCGCCGACGCACTGGTCACGATGGCGGGGTGCGAGGCGTACTCGGGCCGGCCGGAGCAGGCGCGGGCGCGGCTCGCCACCGCGCGCTCGCTGGCGCGCCGCGCGGGCGACCTCGGGGCCGAGCTGCGCACGTACTCCGGTGTCGGCTTCTCGCTGCTGGAGGAGTGCCGCTTCGCCGACGCGGCCGAGGAGCTGGCCGAGGGCGAGGACCGCGCCGCCGCCACCGGCCTGCGGTGGAGCATGCCGGGGCTCGACGTCCGGGTCGCCCACGTGGCGGCCCGGTACCTCGGCGGCGACTGGGACGCCGCGGAGACGGCCGCCGACCTGGCCGGGGCCGCGGTCCCGGCGTCGGTGTCGGCGCGGCTCGTCGCGGCCGGGCTGCTCGTGGCCACCGCACGCGGCCGGTTCGACGTGGTGGAGCGGCGCTACGCCGAGCTGACGGCGCGGCCGCTGGAGGGCATGCAGGCCACGGTCTACCTCGGGGTCGCCGCCGCGGAGGCCGCGCTCTGGCAGGACCGGCCCGACGACGCCGTCGCCCGGGCCGCCGCCGCGCAGTCGGCGCTGGACGCGATCGAGGGGTACGCGTTCGGCGGGATCGCGCTCGCCGCACTGGGCATCGCGGGCCTCGTCGCCGGCGCGGGCGACGTCGAGGGCCACGCGCGGCGGCTGGTCGCCCACGCCGAGGAGACCGCGCGGCGCGGCCTGCCCCGCGGCACGGAGATGGGGCCGGAGGGCCGGGCCTGGCTGCTGCGGGCGCACGCCGAGCTCACCCGGCTCACCGCGCCCGACCCGTCGGCGTGGGACGCCGTCGTCGAGGCGTTCGCCTACGAGCCCGCCGGCCTCGGGTACCGCGGTGCATACGCGCGGCTGCGCCGGGCCGAAGCCCGGCTCGCCACCGGGCTCGCCGCGGCCGACGTCGCCGACGACCTCCGCCACGCCCACCGCACCGCCACCGCCCTGCGGGCCGTCCCGTTGCTGACGGCCGTCGACGCTCTGGCAGCCCGGGCCGGGGTCACGCCCGACGGGAAGACCCCGGCCCCCGACGTCCTCACCCCGCGGGAGCGCTCGGTGCTGGAGCAGGTCGCGCAGGGCCACACCAACCGGCAGGTCGGCGCGGCCCTGTTCATCAGCGAGAAGACGGTGAGCGTGCACCTGTCGCGGGTGATGGCGAAGCTGGGTGCCGCCAGCCGTACCGAGGCCGTGAACATCGCCTACGCCCGCGGCCTCCTCGCCCCACCGGTGCCCGCGTGA
- the rpmF gene encoding 50S ribosomal protein L32 yields the protein MAVPKRRMSRSNTRSRRAQWKAAAPDLVPVRIDGREYRVPRRLVRAYQRGLITPPGQPRG from the coding sequence ATGGCCGTTCCCAAGCGCCGGATGTCCCGGTCCAACACCCGCAGCCGGCGGGCGCAGTGGAAGGCGGCGGCGCCCGACCTGGTGCCGGTGCGGATCGACGGACGCGAGTACCGCGTGCCCCGGCGGCTGGTGCGGGCCTACCAGCGCGGCCTGATCACCCCTCCCGGGCAGCCGCGGGGGTAA
- the mrf gene encoding ribosome hibernation factor-recruiting GTPase MRF, with protein sequence MSRPELLVLTGLTAPGVEDVVTRIRSLDPDVAVLHHDLRDVGDGLVRRRLRSRDSDVTTTVGLAHGCVSCTLREDLLPQLRELAGPGGPARIVLHLDPALEPENLCWSLLHVLVGDRPVVDDVELLGVVTVVDAGTWFADATGDATLPERGCPELGRAEDGADERTVAQVAVGQAEFADVVVVTGTADPWELARLDAVLARLAPAAVRLRAGGLDERVLAPGAARRGRPDDVHAPLLRGTPPLDGECGVRLVVFSARRPFHPLRLHDALDVLLDGVVRARGRIWLATRPDAVLWLESAGGGLQVGHAGGWLHGAGDGAWEAASPERQAFAALGWHPRFGDRAQDLVVLSHAADPDEIDAVLREALLTDLELAAGPDVWSALPDPFGWWHTDPCEPAADVVAGAEHHSEEEH encoded by the coding sequence GTGTCCCGCCCCGAGCTCCTCGTGCTCACCGGGCTCACCGCGCCCGGCGTCGAGGACGTCGTCACCCGCATCCGCTCGCTCGACCCCGACGTGGCCGTGCTGCACCACGACCTGCGCGACGTCGGCGACGGGCTGGTGCGGCGCAGGCTGCGCAGCCGCGACTCCGACGTCACCACCACCGTCGGGCTGGCCCACGGCTGCGTGTCCTGCACACTGCGCGAGGACCTGCTCCCACAGCTCCGGGAGCTGGCCGGGCCCGGTGGACCGGCGCGGATCGTGCTACACCTCGACCCGGCGCTCGAACCCGAGAACCTGTGCTGGTCCCTGCTGCACGTGCTGGTCGGCGACCGGCCCGTCGTCGACGACGTCGAGCTGCTCGGGGTGGTGACGGTCGTCGACGCGGGCACGTGGTTCGCCGACGCCACCGGCGACGCGACGCTGCCCGAGCGCGGCTGCCCGGAGCTCGGGCGGGCGGAGGACGGCGCGGACGAGCGGACCGTCGCGCAGGTGGCCGTCGGGCAGGCGGAGTTCGCCGACGTCGTCGTGGTCACCGGCACCGCGGACCCGTGGGAGCTGGCCCGGCTCGACGCCGTGCTCGCCCGGCTCGCCCCCGCCGCGGTGCGGCTGCGCGCGGGCGGACTCGACGAGCGGGTCCTCGCACCCGGTGCGGCCCGCCGCGGGCGGCCCGACGACGTGCACGCGCCGCTGCTGCGCGGCACCCCCCCGCTCGACGGCGAGTGCGGCGTGCGGCTCGTCGTGTTCTCCGCGCGGCGCCCGTTCCACCCGTTGCGGCTGCACGACGCGCTCGACGTGCTGCTCGACGGCGTCGTCCGCGCCCGCGGCCGGATCTGGCTCGCGACCCGACCCGACGCGGTGCTCTGGCTGGAGTCGGCGGGTGGCGGCCTCCAGGTCGGCCACGCGGGCGGCTGGCTCCACGGCGCGGGCGACGGGGCGTGGGAGGCGGCGTCACCGGAGCGGCAGGCGTTCGCGGCACTGGGCTGGCACCCGCGCTTCGGCGACCGGGCGCAGGACCTCGTCGTCCTCTCCCACGCCGCCGACCCCGACGAGATCGACGCCGTCCTGCGCGAGGCCCTGCTCACCGACCTCGAACTGGCCGCCGGACCGGACGTGTGGAGCGCCCTGCCCGACCCTTTCGGCTGGTGGCACACCGACCCCTGCGAACCCGCCGCCGATGTGGTGGCGGGCGCCGAGCACCACTCCGAGGAGGAGCACTGA
- the rpmG gene encoding 50S ribosomal protein L33: MARGNELRPIVKMRSTAGTGTTYVTRKNRRNDPDRMTLRKYDPVVRRHVEFREER; encoded by the coding sequence ATGGCCCGCGGCAACGAGCTCCGGCCGATCGTGAAGATGCGCTCGACGGCGGGAACCGGCACCACGTACGTCACGCGGAAGAACCGGCGCAACGATCCCGACCGCATGACGCTGCGCAAGTACGACCCCGTCGTGCGGCGCCACGTCGAGTTCCGTGAGGAGCGCTGA
- the rpsR gene encoding 30S ribosomal protein S18: protein MAVRPTRVPRKRVNPLHAKKITEVDWKDTNLLRQFISDRGKIRARRVTGLTVQQQRQVATAIRNAREMALLPFPHPGRS, encoded by the coding sequence ATGGCCGTCCGCCCTACCCGGGTGCCGCGCAAGAGGGTCAACCCGCTGCACGCGAAGAAGATCACCGAGGTCGACTGGAAGGACACGAACCTGCTGCGCCAGTTCATCTCCGACCGCGGCAAGATCCGCGCCCGCCGCGTGACCGGTCTGACCGTGCAGCAGCAGCGGCAGGTCGCCACCGCGATCCGCAACGCCCGCGAGATGGCGCTGCTGCCCTTCCCGCACCCCGGACGGTCCTGA
- the rpmB gene encoding 50S ribosomal protein L28, whose translation MSMRCELTGREPGFGKNVSHSHRRTSRRWDPNIQVKRYRFEGRTVRLRLSTDAIRTIDRIGIDAAVARIRARGGKV comes from the coding sequence ATGTCGATGCGCTGCGAGCTGACCGGGCGCGAACCCGGCTTCGGCAAGAACGTCTCCCACTCCCACCGCCGCACGAGCCGCCGGTGGGACCCGAACATCCAGGTCAAGCGCTACCGGTTCGAGGGCCGCACGGTGCGGCTGCGCCTCTCGACCGACGCGATCAGGACGATCGACCGCATCGGCATCGACGCCGCGGTGGCCCGCATCCGGGCCCGCGGGGGGAAGGTCTGA
- the rpsN gene encoding 30S ribosomal protein S14: MAKTGKIVKNERRKAVVAKYAERRAGLKAVIARPTTSDDDRASAIRELNRQPRDASATRVRNRDAADGRPRGYLRKFGVSRVKLRELAHAGHLPGVRKSSW; the protein is encoded by the coding sequence ATGGCCAAGACCGGCAAGATCGTGAAGAACGAGCGGCGCAAGGCGGTCGTGGCGAAGTACGCGGAGCGCCGCGCCGGGCTCAAGGCCGTCATCGCCCGGCCCACCACGTCCGACGACGACCGCGCGTCCGCGATCCGTGAGCTGAACCGCCAGCCCCGCGACGCGAGCGCCACCCGTGTCCGCAACCGCGACGCGGCCGACGGTCGCCCGCGCGGCTACCTGCGGAAGTTCGGCGTCTCCCGGGTGAAGCTCCGGGAGCTCGCGCACGCCGGCCACCTGCCCGGGGTGCGCAAGTCGAGCTGGTGA
- the rpmG gene encoding 50S ribosomal protein L33 — protein MEAPAMGKATDVRPKITLACEQCKHRNYITKKNRRNDPDRLAIKKFCANCGTHREHRETR, from the coding sequence ATGGAGGCACCCGCGATGGGTAAGGCCACGGACGTCCGGCCGAAGATCACGCTGGCGTGCGAGCAGTGCAAGCACCGCAACTACATCACGAAGAAGAACCGGCGCAACGACCCCGATCGCCTCGCGATCAAGAAGTTCTGCGCCAACTGCGGCACGCACCGCGAGCACCGCGAGACCCGCTGA
- a CDS encoding FAS1-like dehydratase domain-containing protein, with product MPDASFVGTALAPSAPYLVGREKIKEFALAVGEGASVCSDVDAARAAGHPDVVAPPTFAVTFTMPLIEGFLRDPAFGWDYSRMVHGDQSIVLHRPIHGGDELVTVIHVEDLSTRAGSHMLTLRCEVTAVDGTAVATTKALLVTGS from the coding sequence GTGCCCGACGCCTCGTTCGTCGGCACGGCACTGGCGCCCTCGGCGCCGTACCTGGTCGGCCGGGAGAAGATCAAGGAATTCGCCCTCGCCGTCGGCGAGGGCGCTTCCGTGTGCTCGGACGTCGACGCGGCCCGGGCCGCGGGCCATCCCGACGTCGTCGCGCCGCCCACCTTCGCCGTCACCTTCACGATGCCGCTGATCGAGGGCTTCCTGCGCGACCCGGCCTTCGGATGGGACTACTCGCGGATGGTCCACGGCGACCAGTCGATCGTGCTGCACCGCCCGATCCACGGTGGGGACGAGCTCGTCACCGTGATCCACGTCGAGGACCTCAGCACCCGTGCCGGCAGTCACATGCTGACGCTGCGCTGCGAGGTCACCGCCGTCGACGGCACCGCGGTCGCCACCACGAAGGCCCTGCTGGTGACGGGCTCGTGA
- a CDS encoding MaoC family dehydratase: protein MSAVEKGTELPPLELRVTRADLVRYAGASGDLNPIHWSDRVATGVGLPGVIAHGMLTMALAARFVTAWVGDPSAVRSYGVRFTRPVVVPDDDEGALVELSGKVTDVTDGIAKVAITARCDGKTVLGRAVAEVALPS from the coding sequence GTGAGCGCCGTCGAGAAGGGCACCGAGCTCCCCCCGCTGGAGCTGCGCGTCACCCGGGCCGACCTGGTCCGCTACGCGGGCGCGTCCGGCGATCTCAACCCGATCCACTGGAGCGACCGCGTCGCCACCGGTGTCGGCCTCCCCGGCGTGATCGCGCACGGGATGCTGACGATGGCGCTGGCCGCCCGGTTCGTCACGGCGTGGGTGGGCGACCCGTCCGCCGTCCGCAGCTACGGGGTCCGCTTCACCCGTCCCGTGGTCGTCCCCGACGACGACGAGGGCGCTCTGGTCGAGCTGTCCGGCAAGGTCACCGACGTGACGGACGGGATCGCCAAGGTCGCGATCACCGCCCGCTGCGACGGGAAGACCGTGCTGGGGCGGGCCGTGGCCGAGGTCGCGCTCCCGTCCTGA